In one window of Mycobacteriales bacterium DNA:
- a CDS encoding pyridoxamine 5'-phosphate oxidase family protein has translation MPASEYPPTPRTTPVRLAERARYDRETVHAVLDEALICHVAHVRNGVPVVIPTIHARDGERLYLHGSTGSTLARSGGDGIEVCLAVTVIDGIVLARSAFHHSMNYRSVVAHGVARLVTDPAERRHALDVVVDHVRSGRSADCRPPSNKELAATSVLVLDLNEVSAKCRTGDPVDEPEDLSGPWWAGVVPVGTVLGQPEPAADLAPDVSGP, from the coding sequence GTGCCAGCCTCCGAATATCCGCCGACGCCGCGTACGACGCCCGTCCGACTGGCCGAGCGCGCACGCTACGACCGCGAAACGGTGCACGCCGTGCTGGACGAGGCCCTGATCTGCCATGTGGCGCATGTACGGAACGGCGTGCCCGTGGTGATCCCGACCATCCATGCCCGCGACGGCGAACGCCTCTACCTGCACGGTTCGACCGGATCGACGCTCGCCCGCTCCGGCGGCGACGGGATCGAGGTCTGCCTCGCCGTCACCGTCATCGACGGCATCGTCCTGGCACGGTCGGCGTTCCATCACTCCATGAACTACCGCAGCGTGGTCGCGCACGGCGTTGCCCGCTTGGTGACCGACCCGGCCGAACGCCGCCACGCGCTCGATGTCGTCGTCGACCACGTCCGCTCCGGACGCTCCGCGGACTGCCGACCGCCGAGCAACAAGGAGCTCGCCGCGACGAGCGTGCTGGTGCTGGACCTGAATGAGGTGTCGGCGAAGTGCCGCACCGGCGATCCGGTCGACGAGCCGGAAGATCTATCGGGCCCGTGGTGGGCGGGTGTCGTCCCGGTCGGCACCGTTCTCGG
- a CDS encoding aminotransferase class I/II-fold pyridoxal phosphate-dependent enzyme, translating into MVVRYRLGGSTARDIAGSVEDAVAKGALRPGDLVPPIRSLADELGVNPNTAATAYRILRDRGVVETAGRRGTRVRRRPATAPVPADIAPAPAGVRDLSDGQPASRLLPRSADALRHGAAVSAGRGYGAPDVAERFAAASRRRLAADRVPATHLAVVHGTLDAVERGLQAHLRPGDRVAVEDPAWSNLTDLLAAMGLTAEPVAVDDDGMRADELRVALAAGCRAVVVTPRAQVPTGAAVSASRARALQRVLTSYPHTVLVEDDHAADVAGAP; encoded by the coding sequence GTGGTGGTACGTTACCGGCTCGGCGGCTCGACGGCCAGAGATATCGCTGGCAGCGTCGAGGATGCCGTGGCGAAGGGTGCGCTTCGCCCGGGGGACCTGGTGCCGCCGATCCGCAGCCTGGCCGACGAGCTGGGGGTCAATCCCAACACCGCCGCGACCGCCTACCGGATTCTTCGCGATCGCGGGGTCGTCGAGACCGCCGGCCGTCGCGGCACCCGGGTCCGCCGCCGCCCGGCCACCGCACCGGTGCCGGCCGACATCGCCCCGGCGCCGGCCGGCGTACGCGACCTCAGCGACGGGCAGCCCGCATCGAGACTGCTACCGAGGTCGGCCGACGCGCTGCGCCATGGCGCTGCGGTCTCGGCGGGGCGCGGGTACGGCGCCCCCGACGTCGCCGAGCGGTTCGCGGCGGCGAGCCGCCGTCGGCTGGCCGCGGACCGGGTGCCGGCAACGCACCTGGCCGTCGTACACGGCACGTTGGACGCGGTCGAGCGTGGGCTGCAGGCGCACCTGCGGCCCGGCGACCGCGTCGCGGTGGAGGATCCGGCCTGGTCCAACCTCACCGATCTCCTCGCCGCGATGGGCCTGACGGCCGAGCCGGTGGCCGTCGACGACGACGGGATGCGCGCGGACGAGCTCCGGGTCGCGCTGGCGGCCGGTTGCCGTGCCGTCGTCGTGACCCCGCGGGCTCAGGTGCCGACCGGCGCGGCCGTGTCCGCGTCGCGGGCCCGGGCCCTGCAGCGGGTGCTGACGTCGTACCCGCACACCGTCCTCGTCGAGGACGACCACGCCGCCGATGTCGCCGGGGCTCC